From the genome of Mugil cephalus isolate CIBA_MC_2020 chromosome 2, CIBA_Mcephalus_1.1, whole genome shotgun sequence, one region includes:
- the LOC125004065 gene encoding E3 ubiquitin-protein ligase TRIM21-like, whose amino-acid sequence MSAARCLRSEDQFLCSICLDVFTDPVSTSCGHNFCKHCITQHWDTNELCKCPLCNKVFETRPELNINTFIREIVAQFKHEAQHGMKTEDKIEQMIQKRRLKIEQIKESVKMSKDAADREKAEGVQVFTALKESVERGLDQLIKEIEDKQKTTEKQAEGFIKDLEQEVSELMKRSSEVKQHSCSEDHLHLLQSFSSLKAAPPTKDWTEVSVRPPSYEGTVVRAVTQLEETLSKDMKLLVEAELKRVQQYAVDVTLDPDTANPKLILSDDGKQVIHNDVRKNLPDNPERFSTCVNVLGKKSFSSGRFYFQVQIKGKTKWDLGVARGSINRKGNISLNPQNGFWTICLRNGNEYKARDETPVRFSLGSRPEKVGVFVDYEEGLVSFHDVDTAALIYSFTGCSFNDKLYPFFSPCFNDGGKNSAPLIICPVNQTV is encoded by the coding sequence ATGTCTGCTGCCAGATGTCTGAGATCTGAAGATCAGTTTctgtgctccatctgtctggatgtgttcactgatccagtctctacatcatgtggacacaacttctgtAAACACTGCATCACTCAACACTGGGATACTAATGAGCTATGTAAGTGTCCCCTGTGTAATAAAGTGTTTGAGACAAGACCTGAACTAAACATCAACACTTTCATCCGTGAGATTGTTGCTCAGTTCAAACATGAAGCTCAACACGGAATGAAGACAGAAGATAAAATTGagcagatgatccagaagaGACGACTGAAGATTGAGCAGATAaaagagtcagtgaagatgagtaaagatgctgcagacagagaaaaagcagaaggtgttcaggtcttcactgctctgaaggagtctgttgagagaggcctggaccagctcataaaggagatcgaagacaaacagaaaacaacagagaaacaggctgaaggtttcatcaaagatctggaacaggaagtctctgagctgatgaagaggagctctgAGGTAAAGCAGCATTCATGCTCTgaagaccacctccacctcctccaaagtttctcctccctgaaagctgctccacccaccaaggactggacagaggtcagcgtccgtccaccatcatatgaggggactgtggtgagagctgtgactcagctggaggagacactcAGTAAAGACATGAAGCTGCTGGttgaggctgagctgaagagggtccagcagtatgcagtggatgtgactctaGATCCTGATACAGCAAATCCTAAACTCATCCTGtctgatgatggaaaacaagtgaTTCATAATGATGTGAGGAAGAATCTTCCAGACAACCCAGAGAGATTTTCTACATGTGTTAATGTTTTAGGAAAGAAGAGTTTCTCTTCaggtagattttattttcaggttcaGATTAAAGGAAAGACTAAATGGGATCTAGGAGTGGCCAGAGGGTCAATCAACAGGAAGGGAAACATCAGTCTGAATCCTCAGAATGGTTTCTGGACTATTTGtttgagaaatggaaatgaatacaAAGCTCGTGATGAGACTCCAGTGCGTTTCTCTCTTGGTTCTCGTCCTGagaaggtgggggtgtttgtggattatgaggagggtctggtctcctttcatgatgtagatactgcagctcttatctACTCCTTTACTGGCTGCTCCTTCAATGACAAACTTTATCCATTCTTCAGTCCCTGTTTTAATGATGGTGGTAAAAACTCTGCACCTCTGATCATCtgtcctgtcaatcaaactgtcTGA
- the LOC125004052 gene encoding zinc finger protein RFP-like, whose amino-acid sequence MSVAKCLRSEDQFLCSICLDVFTDPVTAPCGHNFCKHCITQHWDTTDLCKCPLCKEIFYNRPQLKINTLLSEMVAQFRHEAQQKGSSSSSEQQAAKPGEVPCDVCTGTKLKALKSCLVCLLSYCDSHLEPHLTMSRLKTHQLIHPVDNLEDRMCRKHDKPLELYCKTDQTCVCMICSVLDHKTHEVVPLKEGYEGKKAQLGKTEDEIQRMIQKRRLKIEEMKESVKMSKDAADREKAEGVQVFTALKESVERGLDQLIKEIEDKQKTTEKQAEGIIKDLEQEVSELMKRSSKLKELSHSEDHLHLLQSFSSLKAAPPTKDWTEVSVRPPSYEGTVVKAVTQLEEKLSKNMKKLVEAELKRVQQYAVDVTLDPDTANPALILSDDGKQVHCGDVRKNLPDNPERFSTCACVLGKKSFSSGRFYFQVQVKGKTKWTVGVARESINRKGNIPLNPQNGYWTVCLRNSNEYKACADPPVRLSLGSRPENVGVFVDYGEGLVSFHDVDTAALIYSFTGCSFNDKLYPYFGPWLNDGGKNSAPLIICPVNQTV is encoded by the coding sequence ATGTCTGTTGCAAAATGTCTGAGATCTGAAGATCAGTTTctgtgctccatctgtctggatgtgttcactgatccaGTCACTGCAccatgtggacacaacttctgcaaacactgcatCACTCAACACTGGGATACTACTGATCTATGCAAGTGTCCCCTGTGTAAAGAAATTTTCTACAATAGACCTCAGCTAAAAATCAACACTTTGTTATCTGAGATGGTTGCTCAGTTCAGACATGAAGCTCAACagaaaggcagcagcagcagctcagagcaacAAGCTGCCAAACCAGGGGAAGTTCCCTGTGACGTCTGCACTGGAACCAAACTGAAGGCCCTGAAGTCCTGCCTGGTGTGTCTGCTCTCCTACTGTGACTCTCACCTGGAGCCTCATCTGACAATGTCACGcctgaaaacacatcagctgatccaccctgtggacaacctggaagacagGATGTGCAGGAAGCACGATAAACCTCTGGAGCTGTACTGTAAGACCGACcagacatgtgtctgcatgaTCTGTTCTGTTTTAGACCACAAGACACATGAGGTTGTCCCTCTGAAAGAAGgatatgaaggaaagaaggcaCAGCTGGGGAAGACAGAGGATGAAATTCAGCGGATGATCCAGAAGAGACGACTGAagattgaggagatgaaagagtcagtgaagatgagtaaagatgctgcagacagagagaaagcagaaggtgttcaggtcttcactgctctgaaggagtctgttgagagaggcctggaccagctcataaaggagatcgaagacaaacagaaaacaacagagaaacaggctgaaggtATCATCAAAgatctggaacaggaagtctctgagctgatgaagaggagttCTAAGTTAAAGGAGCTCTCACACTCTgaagaccacctccacctcctccaaagcttctcctctctgaaagctgctccacccaccaaggactggacagaggtCAGCGTCCGTCCACCATCATATGAGGGGACTGTAGTGAAAGCTGTaactcagctggaggagaaactcagtaaaaacatgaagaagctggttgaggctgagctgaagagggtccagcagtatgcagtggatgtgactctaGATCCTGATACAGCAAATCCTGCACTCATCCTGtctgatgatggaaaacaagttcACTGTGGTGACGTGAGGAAGAATCTCCCAGACAACCCAGAGAGATTTTCtacatgtgcgtgtgttttaggaaagaagagtttctcttcaggtagattttactttcaggttcaggttaaaggAAAGACTAAATGGACTGTAGGAGTGGCCAGAGAGTCAATCAACAGGAAAGGAAACATCCCACTGAATCCTCAGAATGGTTACTGGACTGTTTGTTTGAGAAATAGCAATGAATACAAAGCCTGTGCTGATCCTCCAGTGCGTCTCTCTCTTGGTTCTCGTCCTGAGAACgtgggggtgtttgtggattatggggagggtctggtctcctttcatgacgtagatactgcagctcttatctACTCCTTTACTGGCTGCTCCTTCAATGACAAACTTTACCCATATTTCGGTCCCTGGTTGAATGATGGAGGTAAAAACTCTGCACCTCTGATCATCtgtcctgtcaatcaaactgtcTGA
- the LOC125004059 gene encoding zinc finger protein RFP-like, protein MCAARCLSSEDQFLCSICLDVFTDPVTTSCGHNFCKHCITEHWDTTDRYRCPLCTEIFYTRPQLKINTFISEMVTQFRHEAQQKTSSSEQQAAKPGEVPCDVCTGTKLKALKSCLVCLLSYCDSHLEPHLTMSRLKRHQLIHPVDNLEDRMCRKHDKPLELFCKTDQTCVCMLCSVLDHKTHEFVPLKEEYEGKKAELEKTEDEIQRMIQKRRLKIEEMKESVKMSKVAADREKAEGVQVFTTLKESVERGLDQLIKEIEDKQKTTEKQAEGFIKDLEQEVSELMKRSSVVKQLSRSEDHLHLLQSFSSLKAAPPTKDWTEVSVRPPSYEGTVVRAVTQLEETLRKDKKKLLKAELKRAQQYAVDVTLDPDTANPYLILSDDGKQVIHSTVRKNLPDNPERFSFCLCVFGKKSFSSGRFYFQVQVKGKTDWDLGVARESVNRKGSITASPQNGFWTVRLRNSNEYEACAGPSVRLSLGSRPEKVGVFVDYEEGLVSFHDVDTAALIYSFTGCHFNDKLYPLLGPSLNYGGENSAPLIICPVNQTV, encoded by the coding sequence ATGTGTGCTGCCAGATGTCTAAGTTCTGAAGATCAGTTTctgtgctccatctgtctggatgtgttcactgatccagtcactacatcatgtggacacaacttctgtAAACACTGTATCACTGAACACTGGGATACTACTGATCGATACAGGTGTCCCCTTTGTACAGAGATTTTCTACACTAGACCTCAGCTGAAGATCAACACATTCATCAGTGAGATGGTTACTCAGTTCAGACATGAAGCTCAACAGAAAACCAGCAGCTCAGAGCAACAAGCTGCCAAACCAGGAGAAGTTCCCTGTGACGTCTGCACTGGAACCAAACTGAAGGCCCTGAAGTCCTGCCTGGTGTGTCTGCTCTCCTACTGTGACTCTCACCTGGAGCCTCATCTGACAATGTCACgtctgaaaagacatcagctgatccatcctgtggacaacctggaagacagGATGTGTAGGAAGCACGATAAACCTCTGGAGCTGTTCTGTAAGACCGACcagacatgtgtctgcatgctctgctctgttttagaccacaagacacatgagtttgttcctctgaaagaagaatatgaaggaaagaaggcagagctggagaagaCAGAGGATGAAATTCAGCGGATGATCCAGAAGAGACGACTGAagattgaggagatgaaagagtcagtgaagatgagtaaagttgctgcagacagagagaaagcagaaggtgTTCAGGTCTTCACTACTCTGAAGGAGTCTGTTGAGAGAGGCCTGGACCAGCTCATAAAGGAGatcgaagacaaacagaaaacaacagagaaacaggctgaaggtttcatcaaagatctggaacaggaagtctctgagctgatgaagaggagctctgtggtaaagcagctctcacgctctgaagaccacctccacctcctccaaagcttctcctccctgaaagctgctccacccaccaaggactggacagaggtcagcgtccgtccaccatcatatgaggggactgtggtgagagctgtgactcagctggaggagacactcaggaaagacaagaagaagctgcttaaggctgagctgaagagggcccagcagtatgcagtggatgtgactctaGATCCTGACACAGCAAATCCCTACCTCATCCTGtctgatgatggaaaacaagtgaTTCATAGTACTGTGAGGAAGAATCTTCCAGACAACCCAGAGAGATTTtcgttttgtctttgtgttttcggaaagaagagtttctcttcaggcagattttactttcaggttcaggttaaaggAAAAACTGACTGGGATCTAGGAGTGGCCAGAGAGTCAGTCAACAGGAAGGGAAGCATCACAGCAAGTCCTCAGAATGGTTTCTGGACTGTTCGTTTGAGAAATAGCAATGAATACGAAGCCTGTGCTGGTCCTTCAGTGCGTCTCTCTCTTGGTTCTCGTCCTGAGAAGGTGGGagtgtttgtggattatgaggagggtctggtctcctttcatgatgtagatactgcagctcttatctACTCCTTTACTGGCTGCCACTTCAATGACAAACTTTACCCATTGTTGGGCCCTAGTCTGAACTATGGTGGTGAAAATTCTGCACCTCTGATCATCtgtcctgtcaatcaaactgtctga